The following are from one region of the Bactrocera oleae isolate idBacOlea1 chromosome 6, idBacOlea1, whole genome shotgun sequence genome:
- the OXA1L gene encoding mitochondrial inner membrane protein OXA1L has protein sequence MLSTKVHYLRYARTVNVVNVHNMFTSDSATTTINTTHVRNYNVTSRNNTTKPQLLLPSSINALTLLPGGIRFASADAAATNVADAANASKTVVDLSTIPEAPAVPVEEALTQVLNAAGEPTFASIGLGGWTPVGIVQNCMEYLHVGCDLPWWATIAIGTAVVRTIIFPLVIMAQRNAAKLNNYMPQMQVLQMKMTEARQSGNAIDSARYAQEMMLFMREKQINPLKNMIVPLAQAPLFISFFMGLRAMANTPVESMREGGLFWFTDLTVADPIFMLPLITSATLYLTIEIGTDSARLSAQNMQVMKYILRALPIAIFPFTMNFPAAILTYWACSNFISLGQVAILRIPAVRDYFKIDRMVIHKPDNLPIKKKGFVKGMKESWENMKITKEIEERQRLDEIRFAKAGKGPLVKTFKYDPTKSQPSTGSTSTSPVQAKKS, from the exons atgTTATCGACAAAAGTGCACTATTTGCGTTATGCAAGAACAGTAAATGTGGTGAATGTTCATAACATG TTTACTTCGGATTCCGCAACTACAACAATCAATACAACACATGTGAGAAACTATAATGTCACAAGTCGTAATAATACAACAAAACCACAACTTTTATTACCGTCTTCGATAAATGCTCTTACATTGCTACCTGGTGGTATACGGTTTGCAAGTGCCGATGCAGCAGCAACCAACGTAGCAGATGCAGCAAATGCATCTAAAACGGTGGTAGACCTTTCTACCATTCCCGAAGCACCGGCCGTACCCGTAGAAGAAGCGCTTACACAAGTACTCAACGCTGCAGGTGAGCCTACATTTGCATCTATAGGGCTGGGTGGATGGACGCCGGTGGGTATTGTACAAAACTGCATGGAGTATCTGCATGTCGGTTGTGATTTGCCATGGTGGGCAACTATCGCAATAGGAACCGCGGTAGTACGTACAATTATTTTCCCACTTGTGATCATGGCACAAAGAAATGCagcgaaattaaacaattacatgccacaaatgcaAGTTTTACAAATGAAGATGACTGAGGCCCGACAGAGTGGAAATGCCATCGATTCGGCACGGTACGCGCAGGaaatgatgttatttatgaggGAGAAACAAATTAACCCCTTGAAGAATATGATTGTACCACTTGCACAAGCGCCACTTTTTATTTCGTTCTTCATGGGTCTCCGTGCTATGGCGAATACACCAGTGGAGTCAATGCGTGAAGGAGGTTTATTCTGGTTTACCGATCTGACAGTGGCCGATCCAATTTTCATGTTGCCATTAATTACCAGTGCTACACTCTATTTAACAATCGAAATTGGTACGGATAGTGCACGTTTATCGGCGCAAAATATGCAAGTGATGAAATATATACTTCGAGCATTACCGATAGCAATTTTCCCATTTACAATGAACTTCCCTGCGGCAATTCTTACTTATTGGGCTTGCagcaattttatttctttaggcCAG GTGGCAATTTTGAGAATACCGGCAGTGCGTgattatttcaaaattgataGGATGGTAATACATAAACCAGACAATCTACCCATTAAAAAGAAAGGCTTCGTTAAAGGCATGAAAGAAT cgtgggaaaatatgaaaataaccaAAGAAATTGAAGAACGCCAACGATTGGATGAGATTCGTTTTGCAAAAGCAGGCAAGGGTCCATTAGTCAAGACATTCAAATACGATCCAACAAAGTCCCAACCCTCCACCGGAAGTACGAGTACGTCTCCTGTGCAAGCGAAGAAGTCATAA
- the galla-2 gene encoding MIP18 family protein galla-2, with protein MPTEIENINPNVYGKRKEREVTANEEDEDVPDPFDTREIFDLIRNINDPEHPLTLEELHVVQEDLINVNDGKNEVNIKFTPTIPHCSMATLIGLSIRVKLLRSLPPRFKVNVEITPGTHASENAVNKQLADKERVAAALENKHLAEVINQCIASKV; from the exons aaaccCAAACGTTTATGGCAAACGTAAAGAACGTGAGGTGACTGCTAATGAGGAAGATGAAGATGTGCCAGATCCATTCGATACACGTGAAATATTTG ACCTTATTCGCAATATCAACGATCCGGAACATCCTCTCACTCTGGAAGAGCTGCACGTAGTACAGGAAGACTTAATCAATGTCAACGATGGCAAGAATGAAGTAAATATTAAGTTTACGCCAACAATTCCGCATTGTTCAATGGCTACACTAATTGGATTGTCCATACGTGTGAAATTATTACGATCGCTGCCGCCCCGTTTTAAAGTAAATGTTGAGATAACACCTGGAACACATGCTTCTGAGAACGCAGTCAATAAACAACTTGCAGACAAGGAGCGCGTTGCAGCGGCTCTGGAAAATAAACATCTAGCGGAGGTTATCAATCAGTGTATCGCATCTAAAGTTTAA